A portion of the Stella humosa genome contains these proteins:
- a CDS encoding HlyD family type I secretion periplasmic adaptor subunit: MSRQLERPGNARLPTLRGREVVLPHVTRPRIGGPALIALAAVVLTFGGFGGWAAVAELDSAAVAQGTVKVESHRKTIQLLEPGIIKRILVSEGQTVQAGQVLIEMDETQARASHSIVQGQHRLAMARLARLQAELADADQMPVPAELARRADEPEIADILAGQRNLFTARREGYRGQVSILERKVAQLREEIQAMQSQERAVSQQIGFIAEETRGIEDLVQRGLERRPRLLALQRANADLVGQRGRLQSSAAAARQTISQTELQMVDLRNTRRNDIVAQVETTQKELGDLSERLVAMADLLRRMKVLSPHDGTVVDIKVFTQGGVIKAGEPILDIVPQADLLVVDARLSPTDIDAVRTGQRADIALVSYKRRVVPHVTGTVVNVSADLLTDQRSGEGYYTARIRVDAAELERLVGVELYTRHAGGRLHPDRPPHRARLPAVAHHRGAAPDLQGGMKRMAETAIRTGEPAATAVRDNVHVLPARYAGHVDTIDGGYVRGWARDEAAPGSRTDVDIFLGDRQLGSTTADRYREDLLTAGMGDGRHAFAFSLPVDARDVPAAAIGVYFRGTRIPLVRSPATTGVQEPGPAVAELQELTLAVRAGMERVASRVAALGREQTQLAERMTAFEREREQRAGHLEGERRKQLEAAAQAVREETAVLAGRVAAIEKSFADVDAFLVRIDANLRKMAQAPAPKRAGSGLAISLAIFAILASGLAILAAVAPAAFHGLLKPVLG, translated from the coding sequence ATGAGCCGCCAGCTCGAGCGCCCCGGCAATGCGCGGCTGCCGACCCTGCGGGGGCGCGAGGTTGTCCTGCCCCACGTCACGCGACCGCGCATCGGCGGGCCGGCGCTGATCGCGCTGGCTGCCGTCGTGCTGACGTTCGGCGGCTTTGGCGGCTGGGCCGCCGTGGCCGAGCTCGACAGCGCGGCCGTGGCCCAGGGGACGGTCAAGGTCGAGAGCCACCGCAAGACGATCCAGCTACTGGAGCCCGGCATCATCAAGCGCATCCTGGTGTCCGAGGGACAGACGGTCCAGGCGGGCCAGGTGCTGATCGAGATGGATGAGACCCAGGCGCGCGCCAGCCATTCCATCGTCCAGGGCCAGCACCGGCTGGCCATGGCGCGCCTGGCCCGGCTCCAGGCGGAACTGGCCGATGCCGACCAGATGCCCGTGCCGGCCGAACTGGCGCGGCGCGCCGACGAGCCCGAGATCGCCGACATCCTGGCCGGCCAGCGCAACCTGTTCACCGCCCGGCGCGAGGGCTATCGCGGCCAGGTGTCGATCCTGGAGCGCAAGGTGGCGCAGCTCCGCGAGGAGATCCAGGCGATGCAGTCGCAGGAGCGCGCGGTCAGCCAGCAGATCGGCTTCATCGCCGAGGAAACCCGCGGCATCGAGGATCTGGTGCAGCGCGGGTTGGAGCGGCGGCCGCGCCTGTTGGCGCTGCAACGCGCCAACGCCGACCTGGTCGGCCAGCGCGGCCGGTTGCAGAGCAGTGCGGCTGCTGCCCGCCAGACCATCAGCCAGACCGAACTGCAGATGGTCGACCTCCGCAATACGCGGCGCAATGACATCGTCGCCCAGGTCGAGACGACGCAGAAGGAACTGGGCGACCTCTCCGAGCGGCTGGTCGCCATGGCCGATCTGCTGCGGCGGATGAAGGTGCTGTCGCCCCATGACGGCACGGTCGTCGACATCAAGGTCTTCACCCAGGGCGGGGTCATCAAGGCGGGCGAGCCCATCCTCGATATCGTGCCCCAGGCCGATCTGCTGGTGGTCGATGCGCGCCTTTCGCCGACCGACATCGATGCCGTCCGCACCGGGCAGCGTGCCGACATCGCGCTCGTTTCCTACAAGCGCCGCGTGGTGCCGCACGTGACCGGCACCGTCGTCAACGTTTCGGCCGACCTGCTGACCGATCAGCGCTCGGGCGAGGGCTACTACACCGCGCGCATCCGCGTCGACGCGGCCGAGCTCGAGCGGCTGGTGGGGGTCGAACTCTATACCCGGCATGCCGGTGGACGCCTTCATCCTGACCGGCCGCCGCACCGCGCTCGACTACCTGCTGTCGCCCATCACCGAGGGGCTGCGCCGGACCTTCAGGGAGGAATGAAACGAATGGCCGAGACCGCCATCAGGACCGGGGAGCCCGCGGCAACGGCGGTGCGCGACAACGTGCATGTGCTGCCGGCACGCTATGCCGGCCATGTCGACACGATCGACGGCGGCTATGTGCGCGGCTGGGCGCGCGACGAGGCCGCGCCGGGTTCGCGCACGGATGTCGATATCTTCCTGGGCGATCGCCAGTTGGGCTCGACCACGGCCGACCGCTATCGCGAGGATCTCTTGACGGCCGGCATGGGCGACGGCCGTCATGCCTTCGCCTTCAGCCTGCCGGTCGACGCGCGCGACGTGCCGGCAGCGGCCATCGGCGTCTACTTCCGCGGCACCCGGATTCCGCTGGTGCGCAGTCCGGCGACGACGGGCGTGCAGGAGCCTGGCCCGGCGGTGGCGGAGTTGCAGGAATTGACGCTGGCGGTCCGCGCCGGCATGGAGCGGGTCGCCTCGCGCGTGGCCGCTCTCGGCCGCGAGCAGACCCAACTGGCCGAGCGGATGACCGCATTCGAGCGCGAGCGCGAGCAGCGTGCGGGCCATCTGGAGGGCGAGCGGCGCAAGCAGCTCGAAGCCGCCGCCCAGGCGGTGCGCGAGGAAACCGCGGTTCTGGCCGGTCGGGTGGCGGCGATCGAGAAGTCGTTCGCCGACGTCGATGCCTTCCTGGTGCGGATCGACGCCAACCTGCGCAAGATGGCCCAGGCCCCGGCGCCCAAGCGCGCGGGCTCCGGCCTGGCGATATCGCTGGCGATCTTCGCGATCCTGGCGTCCGGCTTGGCGATCCTGGCGGCGGTGGCGCCCGCCGCCTTCCACGGTCTGCTCAAGCCCGTGCTGGGCTGA
- a CDS encoding glycosyltransferase family protein, which produces MLPYPILVVSYNRPQYLRQLLASLQVALDRPSQRGRSVVLFQDAAHSAYFGRDKTDRALIEECRDLFRDAFPTAPIVDATDNLGIAANIDRAERYAFVEHDHAAAVVFEDDLVVAPRYFEVMDELLTMALDDERIGMVAAYGSNAVASVAGQGAARRRLGRMHHNWGYGITRRHWRERDALVRPYLEAIAPYDYMDRPYPPVLDFYRRHGLPALASNQDLFKNIATSLLGRARISSVTVNARYVGDQGEHFTPEMFASIGFDRTNVFDYGDEAIAFDRPTDEQLAEIVQTERKELLKKRVDAAFQVSQGVHLDPPRADNPYLAGAFVDRGDVRFHCPGGLYHDGWAKARVRIPFSAASAVKAVRIVGRVFPLGFPMWRPFPVTVEGVGLGRVHTILAEPAFTVTAPVTGPAAHDIYLVDVRTRPVQSPNGLGLGPERRPLAWHLAAIEVETASGTARLLPGDLPGLFKATEAGFTAAAAQLSAA; this is translated from the coding sequence ATGCTTCCCTATCCGATCCTCGTCGTCTCCTACAACCGGCCGCAATACCTGCGCCAGTTGCTGGCCAGCCTGCAGGTGGCGCTCGACCGGCCGTCGCAGCGCGGGCGGTCGGTCGTGCTGTTCCAGGATGCCGCCCACAGCGCCTATTTCGGCCGCGACAAGACCGATCGCGCGCTCATCGAGGAATGCCGCGACCTGTTCCGCGATGCCTTCCCGACCGCGCCCATCGTCGACGCGACCGACAATCTCGGCATCGCTGCCAACATCGACCGTGCCGAGCGCTACGCCTTCGTCGAGCACGACCATGCCGCCGCCGTCGTCTTCGAGGACGACCTGGTGGTGGCGCCGCGCTACTTCGAGGTGATGGACGAACTGCTGACGATGGCGCTCGACGACGAGCGGATCGGCATGGTTGCGGCCTATGGCTCGAATGCGGTGGCCTCGGTTGCGGGGCAGGGCGCCGCGCGCCGCCGGCTTGGCCGGATGCACCACAACTGGGGCTATGGCATCACCCGCCGGCACTGGCGCGAGCGCGATGCGCTGGTGCGCCCGTACCTGGAGGCGATCGCGCCCTATGACTACATGGACCGGCCCTATCCGCCGGTGCTGGACTTCTATCGGCGGCACGGCCTGCCGGCGCTGGCCAGCAACCAGGACCTCTTCAAGAACATCGCCACCAGCCTGCTCGGCCGCGCCCGTATCAGCAGCGTCACGGTCAACGCGCGCTATGTCGGCGACCAGGGCGAGCACTTCACGCCCGAGATGTTCGCTTCCATCGGCTTCGACCGCACCAACGTCTTCGACTATGGCGACGAGGCGATCGCCTTCGACCGGCCGACCGACGAGCAACTGGCCGAGATCGTCCAGACCGAGCGCAAGGAACTGCTGAAGAAGCGGGTCGATGCCGCCTTCCAGGTGTCCCAGGGCGTCCATCTCGATCCGCCGCGGGCAGACAACCCCTACCTGGCCGGCGCCTTCGTCGATCGCGGCGACGTGCGCTTCCACTGCCCAGGCGGGCTCTATCATGACGGCTGGGCCAAGGCGCGCGTGCGCATCCCGTTCTCGGCCGCCAGCGCGGTCAAGGCCGTGCGCATCGTCGGTCGTGTCTTCCCGTTGGGCTTCCCGATGTGGCGGCCCTTCCCGGTCACGGTCGAGGGGGTGGGGCTGGGCCGGGTGCACACGATCCTGGCCGAGCCCGCCTTCACCGTCACCGCACCGGTGACCGGGCCCGCCGCGCACGACATCTATCTGGTCGACGTGCGAACCCGGCCGGTGCAGTCGCCCAACGGGCTGGGACTGGGGCCGGAGCGCCGGCCGCTTGCCTGGCATCTGGCGGCAATCGAGGTCGAGACGGCGTCCGGCACGGCCCGCCTGCTGCCGGGCGACCTGCCCGGCCTGTTCAAGGCGACCGAGGCCGGCTTCACGGCTGCCGCGGCACAACTTTCCGCGGCCTAG
- a CDS encoding tetratricopeptide repeat protein, translating into MSGLDLVLERPKSWSSPAEAAAVGLAMRKAGDLVGAATVFVAAAEQFPDHADPFHHPFFAKEAFRTMLLQGRRAEALTLREAWEKRTGKRAVWSPILLARHLVQYGTREQAVAAWRAALEVEPRHPEGLAYVAANADIPPPPPAADLVPRMSPAERDLLLATSRSRPRIVEFGCGGSTLALARNGAERIDSVESDRGWVDKLAGVPEMAHLIQTGRVGLHHADIGPVGEWGTPTDTTGIRRWPDYSSAVWSRPEARLASLVLVDGRFRVACALGASLLAQEDCLIAFHDFADRPNYHVVLEFLEPVAVAETLSVFARKPGVETGNLLRAYLKHAFLPG; encoded by the coding sequence ATGAGCGGCCTGGATCTGGTGCTGGAGCGTCCCAAGAGCTGGAGCAGCCCGGCGGAGGCGGCCGCGGTTGGGCTTGCCATGCGCAAGGCGGGCGACCTGGTTGGCGCGGCCACGGTGTTCGTGGCGGCGGCCGAGCAGTTTCCCGATCATGCCGACCCGTTCCACCATCCCTTCTTCGCCAAGGAGGCGTTCCGCACCATGCTGCTGCAGGGGCGCCGCGCCGAGGCGCTGACGCTGCGCGAGGCATGGGAGAAGCGGACCGGCAAGCGCGCGGTCTGGTCGCCCATCCTGCTGGCCCGCCACCTGGTGCAATACGGCACCCGCGAACAGGCCGTGGCCGCTTGGCGAGCGGCCCTGGAAGTCGAGCCGCGCCATCCCGAGGGCCTGGCCTATGTCGCCGCCAATGCCGACATTCCCCCGCCGCCGCCGGCGGCCGATCTTGTGCCGCGCATGTCGCCGGCCGAGCGCGACCTGCTGCTGGCGACCAGCCGGTCGCGGCCGCGGATCGTCGAGTTCGGCTGTGGCGGCAGCACGCTGGCGCTGGCACGCAACGGCGCCGAGCGCATCGATTCCGTCGAATCCGATCGTGGCTGGGTCGACAAGCTGGCCGGGGTGCCAGAGATGGCGCACCTGATCCAGACCGGCCGGGTCGGCCTGCACCACGCCGACATCGGCCCGGTCGGCGAGTGGGGCACGCCCACGGACACGACCGGCATCCGCCGCTGGCCCGACTATTCCAGCGCCGTCTGGAGCCGGCCCGAGGCCAGGCTGGCGTCGCTGGTGCTGGTGGACGGGCGCTTCCGCGTCGCCTGCGCGCTGGGTGCCAGCCTGCTGGCGCAGGAAGACTGCCTGATCGCCTTCCACGACTTCGCCGACCGGCCGAACTACCACGTCGTGCTGGAGTTCCTGGAGCCGGTCGCCGTCGCCGAGACGCTGTCGGTCTTCGCGCGCAAGCCGGGCGTCGAGACGGGCAACCTGCTCCGCGCCTACCTGAAGCACGCCTTCCTGCCGGGCTGA
- a CDS encoding glycosyltransferase family 2 protein, which produces MARPSVLVERADRQAIAGWAYDPERPGRHVRLALYDGPSHVVTFTADIVRDDLREAGLGEGDHAFHLNLPGHLLERPVVDFRLVDPGTNEELAAVTIATEDDKLAAMRDLLLAKLPWLLRQHEDVRDRARWASAYLPMLMSACVSTYQELRRSLEAQAAMRREPPPAMEGLGFDRVVEGVLSRFPILEAPVFDQPLVSIVIPVYEKFDFTYACVKSILDTNVRASYEIIVVDDCSKDETLLAPMILQNCRVLRNERNQGFVLNCNRGAREARGRYVFMLNNDTTLYPDAIDALVETFSLHENVGAVGSKLLFGDGKLQEAGGIIWRMGDGWNYGRGQDPDDPRYNYLRPADYISGAALMLPRELFLELGGFDTHYVPAYYEDTDLAFRVRAAGYRVLYQPRSKVTHFEGVSSGTDLTQGAKRYQVVNGRKFFTRWKTTLEAHALNGIEPERRRTAAPASACCSSTRRRRRPRKMPAPTPPSPICAAFRRWAARSPSCRPTT; this is translated from the coding sequence ATGGCACGGCCCAGCGTCCTGGTGGAGCGGGCCGACCGGCAGGCCATCGCCGGATGGGCCTATGATCCCGAGCGGCCGGGGCGCCATGTGCGCCTGGCGCTCTATGACGGCCCGAGCCACGTCGTCACCTTCACCGCCGACATCGTCCGCGACGACCTGCGCGAGGCCGGGCTGGGGGAGGGGGATCACGCGTTCCATCTGAATCTGCCGGGCCACCTGCTGGAGCGGCCGGTCGTCGATTTCCGCCTGGTCGATCCCGGCACGAACGAGGAACTGGCCGCCGTCACCATCGCGACCGAGGACGACAAGCTGGCGGCGATGCGCGACCTGCTGCTGGCCAAGCTGCCCTGGCTGTTGCGCCAGCATGAGGACGTGCGCGACCGCGCGCGCTGGGCCAGCGCCTATCTGCCCATGCTGATGTCGGCCTGCGTCTCGACCTATCAGGAACTGCGGCGGTCGCTGGAGGCCCAGGCCGCCATGCGCCGCGAGCCGCCGCCCGCGATGGAGGGGCTGGGGTTCGACCGGGTGGTCGAGGGGGTGCTATCGCGCTTTCCGATCCTGGAGGCGCCGGTCTTCGATCAGCCGCTGGTGTCCATTGTCATCCCGGTCTACGAGAAGTTCGACTTCACCTATGCCTGCGTGAAGTCGATCCTCGATACCAACGTGCGCGCGTCCTACGAGATCATCGTCGTCGACGACTGCTCCAAGGACGAGACGCTGCTGGCGCCTATGATCCTGCAGAACTGCCGGGTCCTGCGCAACGAGCGCAACCAGGGCTTCGTGCTGAACTGCAACCGCGGCGCCCGCGAGGCGCGCGGGCGCTACGTCTTCATGCTGAACAACGACACGACCCTCTATCCCGACGCCATCGACGCGCTGGTCGAGACCTTCTCGCTGCATGAGAATGTCGGCGCCGTCGGGTCCAAGCTGCTGTTCGGCGACGGCAAGCTGCAGGAGGCGGGCGGCATCATCTGGCGCATGGGCGACGGCTGGAACTATGGCCGCGGCCAGGACCCGGACGATCCGCGCTACAACTACCTGCGGCCGGCGGACTACATCTCGGGTGCGGCCCTGATGCTGCCGCGCGAGCTGTTCCTGGAACTGGGCGGCTTCGACACGCACTACGTGCCCGCCTACTACGAGGATACCGACCTTGCCTTCCGCGTGCGGGCTGCCGGGTATCGCGTGCTCTACCAGCCGCGCTCCAAGGTCACGCATTTCGAGGGCGTCAGCTCCGGCACCGACCTGACCCAGGGCGCCAAGCGCTACCAGGTCGTGAACGGGCGCAAGTTCTTCACGCGCTGGAAGACGACGCTGGAGGCCCACGCGCTGAACGGCATCGAGCCGGAGCGAAGAAGGACCGCGGCGCCCGCTTCCGCGTGCTGTTCGTCGACGAGACGACGCCGACGCCCAAGGAAGATGCCGGCTCCAACGCCGCCGTCACCCATATGCGCTGCCTTCAGGCGCTGGGCGGCAAGGTCACCTTCGTGCCGGCCGACAACATGA
- a CDS encoding class I SAM-dependent methyltransferase — translation MSAAVAVEMPVVESRDDAGAEAAVIRLYELFFCRRPRPEELAHFVGHIQRGEPFDAIIDRFATSPEFTPRQAALFVPPGHFYSPVVDPASVVERIRTVRTTAPERLPDIDMDPARLEGVWRGLLPYLETTPFREAAHAGARYHYRNSAFGFGDAAILRAMILAAEPRRIIEVGSGYSSACMLDTALGESPRPAQLTCIEPYPELLRSLLRPGDEKHLSILPLPIQQVPLETFDVLEDSDILFIDSTHVSKTGSDVNHELFEILPRLKPGVIVHFHDIFYPFEYPHSWVVEENRSWNEIYALRAFLAYNRRFEILFFNDYFLLKQRALIEATFPSFLINTGGSLWLRVR, via the coding sequence GTGAGCGCGGCGGTGGCGGTCGAAATGCCGGTGGTGGAATCGCGCGACGACGCCGGGGCCGAGGCCGCGGTCATCCGGCTCTATGAACTGTTCTTCTGCCGCCGCCCGCGGCCGGAGGAACTGGCCCATTTCGTCGGCCACATCCAGCGCGGCGAGCCGTTCGACGCGATCATCGACCGCTTCGCGACCTCGCCCGAGTTCACCCCGCGCCAGGCTGCGCTTTTCGTGCCCCCCGGCCATTTCTATTCGCCGGTGGTCGACCCGGCCAGCGTGGTCGAGCGCATCCGCACGGTGCGCACGACCGCGCCGGAACGGCTGCCGGACATCGACATGGACCCCGCCCGCCTGGAAGGGGTCTGGCGCGGCCTGCTGCCCTATCTGGAGACGACGCCGTTCCGCGAGGCAGCCCATGCCGGCGCCCGCTACCACTACCGAAACAGCGCCTTCGGCTTCGGCGACGCGGCCATCCTCAGGGCGATGATCCTGGCGGCCGAGCCGCGCCGCATCATCGAAGTGGGATCGGGATATTCGTCGGCCTGCATGTTGGATACCGCGCTCGGCGAATCGCCGCGACCGGCGCAGCTCACCTGCATCGAGCCCTATCCGGAGCTGCTGCGCTCGCTGCTGCGGCCGGGGGACGAGAAGCATCTGTCGATCCTGCCCCTGCCGATCCAGCAGGTGCCGCTGGAGACGTTCGACGTGCTGGAGGATTCCGACATCCTCTTCATCGATTCCACCCACGTCTCCAAGACCGGCAGCGACGTCAACCATGAGCTGTTCGAGATCCTGCCGCGGCTGAAGCCCGGCGTGATCGTCCACTTCCACGACATCTTCTACCCCTTCGAATACCCCCATTCCTGGGTGGTCGAAGAGAACCGCTCGTGGAACGAGATCTACGCGCTGCGCGCCTTCCTGGCCTACAACCGGCGCTTCGAGATCCTGTTCTTCAACGACTATTTCCTGCTGAAGCAGCGGGCGCTGATCGAGGCGACGTTCCCGTCCTTCCTCATCAACACGGGCGGAAGCCTGTGGCTGCGGGTGCGATGA
- a CDS encoding glycosyltransferase family 4 protein codes for MRCLQALGGKVTFVPADNMTHLGAASTALQDMGVEFLHHPYYWSVEEVLRKRPGEFDLIYLHRFNTASRHLGVCRGLAPQARIVYNVADLHYLRYEREASVGAAGARTASEIAATKSGEMQAMRSSDVVLVHSDVERELLAAEGIDNVVVVPWVIEGKPAPTPFEKRSGLYFIGGFRHAPNVDAVAWFCEEIWPLVRKACPDQTFGIIGSHMPDQVRALERHRGVQCIGFVDELQPIFDGARLTVAPLRYGAGLKGKVALSLAHGVPCVGTAVAYEGFSDDSPDLMQVSDDPKGMAKRIATLLTDGARWKKASLSAARFAEQHFSQAAVTAKIRLLTMTNSGAA; via the coding sequence ATGCGCTGCCTTCAGGCGCTGGGCGGCAAGGTCACCTTCGTGCCGGCCGACAACATGACCCATCTGGGCGCGGCCTCGACGGCGCTGCAGGACATGGGTGTGGAGTTCCTCCATCACCCCTACTACTGGTCGGTGGAGGAGGTGCTGCGCAAGCGACCGGGGGAGTTCGACCTCATCTATCTGCACCGCTTCAACACCGCCAGCCGACATCTCGGCGTCTGCCGCGGCTTGGCCCCCCAGGCGCGCATCGTCTACAACGTCGCCGACCTGCATTATCTGCGCTACGAGCGCGAGGCATCGGTCGGCGCCGCCGGCGCCAGGACGGCGAGCGAGATCGCCGCCACCAAGTCCGGCGAGATGCAGGCGATGCGGTCCAGCGACGTCGTCCTGGTCCATAGCGACGTCGAGCGCGAACTGCTGGCGGCCGAGGGGATCGACAATGTCGTGGTCGTGCCCTGGGTGATCGAGGGCAAGCCGGCACCCACCCCGTTCGAGAAGCGGAGCGGCCTCTATTTCATCGGCGGCTTCCGCCATGCCCCCAACGTCGATGCCGTCGCCTGGTTCTGCGAGGAGATCTGGCCGCTGGTGCGCAAGGCATGCCCCGACCAGACCTTCGGCATCATCGGCAGCCACATGCCGGACCAGGTGCGGGCGCTGGAGCGCCATCGCGGCGTGCAGTGCATCGGCTTCGTGGACGAGCTGCAGCCGATCTTCGACGGCGCGCGCCTGACCGTCGCCCCCTTGCGCTACGGGGCGGGCCTGAAGGGCAAGGTGGCGTTGAGCCTGGCCCACGGCGTCCCCTGTGTCGGCACGGCCGTGGCCTATGAGGGGTTCAGCGACGACAGTCCCGACCTGATGCAGGTGTCGGACGACCCCAAGGGGATGGCCAAGCGCATCGCCACCCTCCTGACCGATGGCGCGCGGTGGAAGAAGGCCAGCCTGAGTGCGGCCCGCTTCGCCGAGCAGCATTTCTCGCAGGCGGCGGTGACGGCCAAGATCCGCCTGCTGACGATGACGAACAGTGGTGCCGCCTAG
- a CDS encoding glycosyltransferase family 4 protein: protein MRVLHLVHNHPSLHPGGTEIFARELFQALRADGDNRQLLVAAVDDLHRRPHPGTRFQSAGAGADELLLWAGHFDRFQLNQADTEGTLFELGELAEGFRPDIIHFHHLLRFGANAVPFLRRVCPEARFVLSLHDYYPLCHRDGVLLRNPGNERCDGPSPNACNGCFPDISPGSFLVRDLMLKAHLTGFDRFVAPSRFLRDRYLAWGLPADRLVHIANGRDWPLPAPPRAGSGPRNRFAVLGNLSVYKGTTVALDAARRLADAGVDFSLDIHGAPRYQTEAFTQRIEADVRALGSRARHHGAYEPADVAGILAAADWVIVPSIWWENAPLVIDEAMHHGRPVLCSGIGGMAERVRNGIDGLHFRAGDPLALADTMARAATEDGLWQRLSGGIGPVRTVADAADEHMALYRELLTPRVAAIAEPAADTAAKRRRPLVRGEGVSPARA from the coding sequence GTGCGCGTCCTTCACCTCGTCCACAATCATCCGAGCCTCCATCCCGGCGGCACCGAGATCTTCGCCCGCGAGCTGTTCCAGGCGCTGCGCGCCGACGGCGACAACCGCCAGCTCCTCGTGGCCGCCGTCGACGACCTGCACCGGCGCCCGCATCCGGGCACCCGCTTCCAGTCGGCGGGTGCCGGCGCGGATGAGTTGCTGTTGTGGGCCGGACATTTCGACCGCTTCCAGCTCAATCAGGCCGATACGGAAGGCACGCTGTTCGAACTGGGCGAGCTGGCCGAGGGCTTCCGGCCGGACATCATCCATTTCCACCACCTGCTGCGCTTCGGCGCCAACGCCGTGCCCTTCCTGCGCCGGGTATGCCCGGAAGCGCGCTTCGTGCTGTCGCTGCACGACTACTATCCGCTGTGCCATCGCGACGGCGTCCTGCTGCGCAACCCGGGCAACGAGCGCTGCGACGGCCCCTCGCCCAACGCCTGCAACGGCTGCTTCCCGGACATCTCGCCGGGCAGCTTCCTGGTCCGCGACCTGATGCTGAAGGCGCACCTGACCGGCTTCGACCGCTTCGTCGCGCCCAGCCGCTTCCTGCGCGACCGCTATCTCGCCTGGGGCCTGCCGGCCGACCGGCTCGTCCATATCGCCAACGGGCGCGACTGGCCGCTGCCAGCCCCGCCGCGGGCGGGCAGCGGGCCGCGCAACCGCTTCGCCGTGCTGGGCAACCTCAGCGTCTACAAGGGCACGACCGTGGCGCTGGACGCCGCGCGCCGGCTGGCCGACGCGGGTGTCGACTTCTCGCTCGATATCCATGGCGCCCCGCGCTACCAGACCGAGGCCTTCACCCAGCGCATCGAGGCCGATGTCCGGGCGCTGGGCTCACGCGCGCGCCATCACGGCGCCTACGAGCCGGCCGATGTCGCCGGCATCCTGGCCGCGGCCGACTGGGTGATCGTGCCGTCGATCTGGTGGGAGAATGCGCCGCTCGTCATCGACGAGGCGATGCATCACGGCCGCCCGGTGCTGTGCTCGGGCATCGGCGGCATGGCCGAGCGCGTGCGCAATGGCATCGACGGGCTGCATTTTCGCGCGGGCGATCCCCTGGCGCTGGCCGACACGATGGCGCGGGCCGCGACCGAGGACGGCCTGTGGCAGCGGCTGTCGGGCGGGATCGGGCCTGTGCGCACCGTAGCCGATGCCGCGGACGAGCATATGGCCCTCTACCGCGAACTGCTCACGCCCCGCGTCGCCGCGATCGCCGAACCGGCGGCCGACACCGCAGCCAAACGGCGTCGCCCGCTGGTCCGCGGCGAAGGGGTCAGCCCAGCACGGGCTTGA